A section of the Agarivorans litoreus genome encodes:
- a CDS encoding LapA family protein produces MKAIFSTLLLVILFVAALAVGAQNDQVISVNYLIAESDMRLSWLIAGLFIAGFITCLLFLLAFYTRVRLESAGLKRRLAKQQKQLNKLQDETVKDS; encoded by the coding sequence GTGAAAGCAATTTTTTCAACGCTGTTATTAGTTATATTGTTTGTTGCCGCGCTTGCTGTGGGTGCGCAAAACGATCAAGTAATAAGTGTCAATTATCTTATTGCAGAATCGGATATGCGTTTGTCATGGCTGATAGCTGGTTTGTTCATAGCTGGCTTTATTACTTGTCTTTTATTTTTGTTGGCTTTTTATACTCGTGTTCGTTTAGAAAGTGCTGGCTTGAAGCGTCGGTTAGCTAAGCAGCAAAAACAACTAAATAAGTTGCAAGACGAGACGGTCAAGGATAGTTAA
- the lapB gene encoding lipopolysaccharide assembly protein LapB, translated as MLGLLFLLLPVAAAYGWYMGQRSVRQNQQQQANHVSKQYVEGLNLLLSNQSDKAVDLFVELLQVDSETIDTHLALGNLFRQRGEVDRAIRIHQNLIAREGIDLDQKNLALQQLAKDYLAAGLFDRAEALLIELQEEPDYRQLALKQLLSIYQQTREWPQAIAVAKKIDPKELSDVNRQIAHFYCEQAQELETAGKLAKSQALLKKALSADKKCVRASLHLAQIQNAEGDFKAALKNLNKIPEQDIDFASDALSLYKTCSDNLAKPEYYQQFLEYCLSIKSIASVVVELSIIYREAHGAEQAQDLLVDELKRNPTMKGFHHLMGLHLASAEEGQAKQSLQVLRGLVTQQLKIKPHYQCRRCGFSSHSIYWHCPSCKSWGTVKPIVGLDGE; from the coding sequence ATGCTAGGCTTGTTGTTTTTGTTGTTACCGGTCGCTGCCGCTTATGGGTGGTACATGGGGCAGCGCAGCGTTAGGCAAAATCAGCAACAGCAAGCAAATCACGTATCTAAGCAATACGTAGAAGGCTTAAATCTTCTTTTATCTAATCAATCTGACAAAGCCGTAGACCTCTTTGTAGAATTATTACAAGTAGATTCAGAAACCATCGATACACATCTCGCGCTTGGTAACTTGTTTAGACAGCGTGGAGAAGTTGATCGAGCTATTCGTATTCATCAAAATCTAATTGCTCGTGAAGGCATAGACCTTGACCAAAAAAACCTCGCTTTACAACAATTAGCAAAAGATTATTTAGCTGCCGGCTTATTTGATAGAGCGGAAGCCTTGCTCATTGAGTTGCAAGAAGAGCCAGATTACCGCCAGTTAGCCTTAAAACAATTACTCAGTATCTATCAGCAAACTCGAGAGTGGCCACAAGCGATTGCCGTTGCCAAAAAAATAGACCCTAAAGAACTGAGTGATGTTAATCGTCAAATTGCGCATTTTTATTGCGAGCAAGCGCAAGAATTAGAAACTGCTGGTAAACTTGCCAAGAGCCAAGCTTTGCTGAAAAAAGCTCTCAGCGCAGACAAGAAATGTGTAAGAGCTAGTTTGCATTTAGCTCAAATTCAAAATGCTGAAGGCGATTTTAAAGCAGCGCTAAAAAATTTAAACAAAATCCCAGAGCAAGATATCGACTTTGCCTCCGATGCTTTATCACTTTACAAAACCTGTAGTGATAATTTGGCAAAGCCCGAGTACTATCAGCAGTTTTTAGAGTACTGCTTATCAATAAAAAGTATTGCTAGCGTGGTGGTGGAGCTTTCGATTATTTACCGGGAGGCGCACGGCGCAGAGCAAGCTCAGGATTTGTTGGTAGATGAGCTTAAACGCAACCCTACCATGAAAGGATTTCATCACTTAATGGGCCTTCATCTAGCTTCTGCTGAAGAAGGTCAAGCTAAACAAAGCCTGCAAGTTTTGCGTGGCTTAGTTACCCAACAATTAAAGATTAAACCTCACTATCAGTGTCGACGCTGTGGATTTTCATCTCATTCTATATATTGGCATTGTCCATCATGTAAGAGTTGGGGCACAGTTAAACCAATAGTAGGATTAGACGGAGAGTAG
- the pyrF gene encoding orotidine-5'-phosphate decarboxylase encodes MQDPKVLVALDYADIDQCMAFVEQLEPGSCRLKVGKEMFTLFGPQLVKELHSKGFEVFLDLKFHDIPNTVAKAVAAAAELGVWMVNVHASGGRRMMEAARAALEPYGDKRPKLIAVTVLTSMDQSDLLELGIELSPMQQVERLATLTKQSGLDGVVCSAHEAKMLKSLLGEEFALVTPGIRPTGSAQGDQRRIMTPVEAVTAGSDYLVIGRPITQADLPAEVLRSINVELSA; translated from the coding sequence ATGCAAGACCCAAAGGTATTAGTTGCCCTTGATTATGCAGATATCGATCAATGTATGGCATTTGTAGAGCAATTAGAGCCGGGCTCATGTCGTCTTAAAGTGGGTAAAGAAATGTTCACTTTGTTCGGCCCGCAGCTGGTAAAAGAGCTTCACAGTAAAGGCTTTGAAGTGTTCTTAGACCTAAAATTTCATGATATTCCTAACACGGTGGCTAAAGCAGTAGCTGCAGCTGCGGAGTTAGGGGTATGGATGGTTAACGTGCATGCCAGCGGCGGCCGGAGAATGATGGAAGCGGCAAGAGCTGCGTTAGAACCTTATGGTGATAAACGCCCTAAACTGATTGCAGTAACGGTGCTAACCAGCATGGACCAATCTGATTTATTAGAGCTAGGTATTGAGCTTAGCCCAATGCAGCAAGTAGAGCGTTTGGCAACACTTACTAAGCAATCTGGCTTAGATGGAGTGGTGTGCTCGGCCCATGAAGCTAAAATGCTTAAATCGCTACTTGGCGAGGAGTTTGCGTTGGTCACTCCAGGGATTAGACCAACAGGCAGTGCGCAAGGCGACCAACGTAGGATAATGACGCCGGTTGAAGCGGTTACAGCAGGCTCTGATTATTTGGTTATAGGCCGACCGATTACTCAAGCCGACTTGCCTGCAGAGGTATTACGCAGTATTAACGTTGAACTAAGTGCTTAG
- the rrtA gene encoding rhombosortase: MSWNKQLISQGEYWRIVSGNFSHNNLIHWLMNVATLVLVYFVFDDRLSNQHFMLISISLCLIGGGLLWFAQYDEYVGLSGLIHGLIAYAAMADLFTDKKRVGAIILTGLSAKLLMEQLYGGDPWVTDLIGIDVAIDAHLLFAVLGISFALLLWWPLWRSYKLST; the protein is encoded by the coding sequence ATGAGTTGGAACAAACAGTTAATTAGTCAAGGAGAGTATTGGCGCATTGTTTCAGGCAATTTTAGCCACAATAACCTTATTCATTGGCTCATGAATGTTGCAACCTTGGTGCTGGTGTATTTTGTTTTTGATGACCGATTATCAAATCAGCACTTCATGTTGATTAGTATTAGCTTATGTTTAATAGGCGGCGGGCTATTATGGTTTGCTCAATATGATGAGTACGTAGGACTCTCAGGCCTAATTCATGGCTTAATCGCCTACGCTGCAATGGCTGATTTGTTCACCGACAAAAAACGCGTCGGTGCCATCATATTGACAGGTTTAAGCGCGAAGCTACTCATGGAGCAATTATACGGTGGTGACCCGTGGGTAACCGATTTGATAGGCATCGATGTTGCTATCGATGCCCATTTATTATTTGCGGTACTTGGGATTAGCTTTGCTTTGTTACTTTGGTGGCCATTATGGCGAAGCTATAAGCTAAGCACTTAG
- the queC gene encoding 7-cyano-7-deazaguanine synthase QueC, protein MKEKAVVIYSGGMDSFTVLHKTLQLGLQPYALSFNYGQRHVKELEYAQKVTEELGIEHKIVDITAINQLLAGSSLTSDIDIPEGDYQEESMKSTVVPNRNMILLSLAIGYAVSIGAKKVFYGAHSGDHAIYPDCRPEFVKKMNDVSLIANYEAVEVISPYLEQSKIDILSDGLAMGLDYGKTWTCYNGREQACGKCGACQERLEAFKLNAVTDPLSYE, encoded by the coding sequence ATGAAAGAAAAAGCAGTAGTGATTTATTCAGGTGGAATGGACTCGTTCACGGTTCTCCATAAAACCTTACAATTGGGCCTACAACCATATGCTCTTAGCTTTAACTACGGTCAACGCCACGTAAAAGAACTGGAATATGCTCAAAAGGTAACTGAAGAGCTTGGTATCGAACATAAAATAGTAGATATTACTGCAATCAACCAACTACTTGCGGGCTCCTCACTCACTTCTGACATTGATATTCCCGAAGGTGATTACCAAGAAGAATCAATGAAATCAACGGTTGTACCAAACCGCAATATGATTTTGCTATCTTTAGCTATAGGCTACGCCGTGTCTATCGGTGCGAAGAAAGTATTCTATGGCGCACATTCCGGAGACCATGCAATCTACCCCGATTGTCGCCCAGAGTTTGTAAAGAAGATGAATGACGTAAGCCTTATAGCTAACTACGAAGCCGTAGAAGTCATTAGCCCCTACCTAGAACAATCAAAGATAGACATATTAAGCGATGGTTTAGCCATGGGGTTAGATTATGGCAAAACATGGACCTGTTATAACGGACGCGAACAAGCCTGTGGCAAATGTGGAGCCTGCCAAGAACGTCTAGAAGCCTTTAAACTAAACGCTGTTACAGACCCGTTAAGCTACGAATAA
- the queE gene encoding 7-carboxy-7-deazaguanine synthase QueE: protein MASLNLPVNEVFETIQGEGFHTGVPSIFVRLQGCDVGCSWCDTKHTWQVLESDRVQPELIIGASGDTVRWAMLTPNQLLEQFKTRYQAKHIVITGGEPCIYDLHEFTGALIAAGYSVQIETSGTYPVKASAKAWVTVSPKVDMKGGKVVIEQALHRANEIKHPVARERDLTNLKNLLTGMTSNLDVLVCLQPISQQQRATELCIQACIENNWRLSLQTHKFIGIE, encoded by the coding sequence ATGGCATCTCTTAATTTACCTGTTAATGAAGTATTCGAAACCATCCAAGGGGAGGGTTTTCATACTGGCGTTCCCTCAATATTTGTTCGTTTACAGGGCTGTGATGTTGGTTGTTCTTGGTGCGACACTAAACATACTTGGCAAGTTTTAGAGTCTGACCGCGTGCAACCCGAGCTCATTATTGGGGCCAGCGGAGACACCGTTCGTTGGGCAATGCTCACGCCTAATCAACTCCTAGAGCAGTTTAAAACTCGCTATCAGGCTAAACATATTGTTATTACCGGTGGTGAGCCGTGTATTTATGATTTACATGAGTTTACCGGTGCCTTAATTGCAGCAGGTTATTCAGTGCAAATTGAAACCAGTGGTACCTACCCAGTAAAGGCTTCTGCCAAAGCATGGGTAACCGTTTCTCCAAAAGTTGATATGAAAGGTGGTAAGGTGGTTATCGAACAAGCTTTACACCGAGCGAACGAAATTAAACACCCAGTAGCCCGTGAGCGAGACTTAACTAATTTAAAAAACTTATTAACTGGTATGACTAGTAACTTAGATGTATTGGTGTGTTTGCAACCGATTAGTCAGCAGCAAAGAGCTACCGAGTTATGTATTCAAGCTTGTATTGAAAATAATTGGCGCTTGTCTTTACAAACGCATAAGTTTATTGGAATTGAATAG
- the galE gene encoding UDP-glucose 4-epimerase GalE: MTILVTGGAGYIGSHTVVELLNQGEEVVIVDNLCNSHAASIDRIEKICQKRPTFYQVDIRDKSELNTVFSKHKFKSVIHFAGLKAVGESTSIPLHYYQNNVSGTLTLCEVMADHKVKNLVFSSSATVYGDPHTVPILENFPTGATNPYGRSKLIVEEMLTDLYKSDDSWNIALLRYFNPVGAHKSGLIGEDPNGIPNNLVPYITQVAVGRLAQLSVFGDDYDTTDGTGVRDYIHVVDLAKGHLKALNKLDAKAGLVTYNLGTGQGYSVLEMLAAFEKVSGKSIAYKIAPRRPGDIAACYSDPSLAKQELSWQAELSLDDMAEDSWRWQQGNPNGFAS, from the coding sequence ATGACTATTTTAGTTACCGGTGGAGCAGGTTATATAGGTAGCCACACAGTGGTTGAATTATTAAACCAAGGCGAAGAAGTGGTTATTGTAGATAACCTTTGTAATTCTCATGCTGCATCAATCGACAGAATTGAGAAAATTTGCCAAAAACGCCCCACATTTTATCAGGTAGATATTCGGGATAAATCAGAGTTAAACACGGTATTTTCTAAGCATAAGTTTAAATCTGTTATTCATTTTGCGGGTTTAAAAGCAGTTGGCGAATCGACATCTATTCCTCTACATTATTATCAAAATAATGTCTCTGGAACTTTAACCTTATGTGAAGTAATGGCTGATCATAAGGTTAAAAACTTAGTCTTTAGCTCTTCTGCTACTGTATATGGTGACCCGCACACAGTACCTATTTTGGAGAACTTTCCTACCGGTGCAACCAATCCTTATGGGCGCTCTAAGCTAATTGTAGAAGAGATGCTGACTGATCTATATAAATCTGATGATAGCTGGAATATTGCGTTATTACGTTATTTCAACCCTGTTGGGGCGCATAAGTCTGGCTTAATTGGTGAAGATCCAAATGGTATTCCAAATAATCTAGTACCTTACATAACTCAGGTAGCTGTAGGACGCTTAGCCCAATTAAGCGTATTTGGTGACGACTACGATACCACAGATGGTACTGGAGTACGTGACTACATTCACGTAGTAGATTTGGCAAAAGGCCATTTAAAAGCGCTAAACAAGCTTGATGCTAAGGCTGGGTTGGTTACTTACAACCTAGGAACAGGCCAAGGTTATAGTGTACTAGAAATGCTTGCTGCGTTTGAAAAGGTATCGGGAAAATCAATTGCTTATAAAATAGCACCTCGTCGCCCAGGTGATATTGCAGCATGTTATTCAGATCCTAGCTTAGCTAAACAGGAGTTATCTTGGCAGGCTGAATTAAGTTTGGATGATATGGCCGAAGACTCTTGGCGCTGGCAACAAGGCAATCCAAATGGTTTCGCCTCTTAA
- a CDS encoding H-NS family histone-like protein, producing the protein MSDFVKVFLNARSLKAATKELSIEQLEDSYNKLKVILDERFAQQAEEEKQQQEKREKLEKYKALLEQDGIDPSELLSMIGDAPVKERKKRQPLPAKYKFVDENGEEKTWTGQGRTPSPIQRAIKNEGKTKEDFLI; encoded by the coding sequence ATGAGCGATTTCGTTAAGGTATTTTTAAACGCAAGAAGTCTTAAAGCTGCTACAAAAGAATTATCAATTGAGCAATTAGAAGATAGCTACAATAAACTTAAAGTCATTTTAGATGAACGTTTCGCACAACAAGCTGAAGAAGAGAAACAACAGCAAGAAAAACGCGAGAAGCTAGAGAAATATAAAGCATTACTCGAACAAGATGGTATTGACCCAAGTGAATTACTATCGATGATTGGTGACGCGCCAGTAAAAGAACGAAAAAAACGTCAACCACTGCCAGCTAAATACAAATTTGTTGATGAAAATGGTGAAGAAAAAACCTGGACAGGCCAAGGAAGAACACCTTCTCCGATCCAACGTGCAATTAAAAATGAAGGCAAAACTAAAGAAGATTTTCTTATCTAG
- a CDS encoding Na+/H+ antiporter NhaC family protein, which produces MQTISYTDSFLSILPPVIALLVALATRRVIIALSCGIITGALLLSNFSFVDSGIYLSKLAAGLAWDDGAPNWWNLQIVIFLLLLGGMTSLMTATGATTAFAEWAKKRIKTKRHATVTTALLSFVVFVDDYFHSLAVGSVARPLTDQVGVSRAKLAYLLDSTAAPMCVLMPLSSWGAYIIALVGGLLVTHNITDITPLAAFATMIPLNFYAVFALLMALVVAYFNINIGPMKQHERNAEKGQLFDESKGIPAGSVNHDFEADNGSPLGLVLPIAILTLVTFASFVVTGATALEEGQAFSLLAALENTDVTLSLVTGGVVGLLVSVGFAFKQQLSLSQLAHAIWVGIKAMSPAILILVFAWSISGVIGDMETGKYLASKLDGAISPAILPVLVFVLAGLMAFSTGTSWGTFGIMLPIAADMSVASDVSLILPMLSAVLAGAVFGDHCSPISDTTILSSTGAACHHIDHVATQLPYALLVAKISIACYLVMGMTGSVIASLAVGLLLFAITIATLYHRQQNLALALNSK; this is translated from the coding sequence ATGCAAACCATTTCTTATACCGATTCATTTTTATCAATTCTTCCGCCGGTGATTGCGCTGTTGGTTGCCTTAGCAACAAGACGTGTAATTATTGCACTTAGCTGCGGCATCATCACGGGTGCTTTGTTACTCAGCAATTTTTCTTTTGTAGATTCTGGCATTTATTTGTCAAAGCTTGCAGCGGGCTTAGCGTGGGATGACGGTGCGCCTAACTGGTGGAATCTGCAAATTGTTATATTCTTGCTGCTGCTAGGCGGCATGACTAGCTTAATGACTGCTACTGGCGCAACCACAGCCTTTGCAGAATGGGCTAAGAAACGGATTAAGACCAAGCGTCATGCTACTGTTACCACTGCCTTGTTAAGCTTTGTGGTATTTGTCGATGACTATTTCCACAGTTTAGCGGTGGGTAGCGTTGCGCGTCCGCTTACTGACCAAGTAGGGGTATCGCGCGCCAAGCTCGCTTACTTGCTTGACTCAACGGCTGCACCAATGTGTGTACTTATGCCTTTATCGAGTTGGGGAGCTTATATTATTGCCTTAGTAGGTGGTTTGTTGGTCACTCACAATATCACTGACATCACACCGTTGGCGGCGTTTGCCACCATGATCCCACTAAACTTTTACGCTGTGTTTGCCTTGCTAATGGCCCTAGTGGTTGCTTATTTCAATATTAATATTGGTCCAATGAAGCAGCATGAGAGAAATGCTGAGAAGGGGCAATTGTTTGATGAGAGCAAGGGTATTCCTGCAGGTAGTGTGAACCATGACTTTGAAGCCGATAACGGCTCACCACTTGGTTTAGTATTGCCTATCGCTATTCTAACCTTGGTGACTTTTGCTAGTTTTGTGGTTACAGGCGCTACTGCCTTAGAAGAAGGACAAGCATTTAGCTTGTTAGCCGCATTAGAAAATACCGATGTGACCCTGTCTTTGGTCACCGGTGGTGTAGTGGGCTTATTGGTAAGCGTGGGTTTTGCGTTCAAGCAACAGCTTAGCTTGTCACAACTTGCTCATGCCATTTGGGTGGGTATTAAGGCTATGAGCCCAGCCATTCTAATTCTGGTGTTTGCTTGGTCTATTAGCGGCGTAATCGGTGATATGGAAACCGGCAAGTACTTAGCTTCTAAATTAGATGGCGCGATTAGCCCAGCTATTTTGCCAGTGTTAGTATTTGTATTAGCGGGTTTAATGGCCTTCTCTACTGGTACTAGCTGGGGCACGTTTGGCATTATGTTGCCAATTGCTGCCGATATGTCAGTAGCCAGTGATGTGAGCTTAATACTGCCTATGTTGTCTGCAGTATTAGCGGGTGCGGTATTTGGTGATCATTGTTCGCCTATCTCCGATACCACTATTTTGTCATCCACCGGTGCAGCTTGTCACCATATTGACCACGTTGCTACTCAGCTGCCTTATGCCTTATTAGTCGCAAAAATCAGCATTGCGTGTTACTTGGTAATGGGAATGACCGGAAGTGTGATCGCTTCACTTGCTGTTGGTTTGTTATTGTTTGCCATTACTATCGCAACTTTGTACCATCGCCAGCAAAATTTAGCTTTGGCACTAAACAGTAAATAA
- a CDS encoding thymidine kinase — translation MASLHFKYAAMNSGKSTQLIQAHFNYQERGMNPLALIPAMDTRDGVGIIKARVGLSLEAETFCAEQDLYELVSTKNQQNKQDVVIVDEGQFLRKEQVYQLARVVDDLHIPVMVYGLKTDFMGELFEGAYHLLCLADKLEELKTICWCGNKGHFNARIDQHGQVVSEGQQIEIGGNERYVSLCRKHFIQGNAGEH, via the coding sequence ATGGCTTCACTACATTTTAAATATGCCGCTATGAATTCGGGGAAATCAACCCAACTTATTCAAGCTCATTTTAATTATCAAGAGCGCGGTATGAATCCATTGGCGCTGATCCCTGCAATGGATACCCGCGATGGTGTGGGTATCATTAAAGCACGAGTAGGTTTGTCGTTAGAGGCTGAAACCTTTTGTGCAGAGCAGGACTTGTATGAATTAGTAAGCACTAAAAATCAGCAAAACAAGCAAGATGTCGTGATTGTGGATGAAGGCCAATTCTTGCGTAAAGAGCAAGTTTATCAGTTGGCTAGAGTGGTTGATGACTTGCACATACCGGTAATGGTTTATGGTTTAAAAACAGATTTTATGGGTGAGCTATTTGAAGGGGCTTACCATTTACTGTGTTTAGCAGATAAGCTCGAAGAGCTTAAAACCATTTGCTGGTGTGGCAATAAAGGCCACTTTAACGCTCGTATTGACCAACATGGACAGGTGGTGAGTGAAGGGCAGCAAATTGAAATTGGTGGCAACGAACGTTATGTATCGTTATGCCGCAAGCACTTTATTCAAGGTAATGCTGGCGAGCATTAA
- a CDS encoding MerR family transcriptional regulator, which yields MANTPTPYSISELAQEFTISTRSIRFYEDQGLLKPVRDGTKRLYSKHDKLRLKLILRGKRLGFSLKEIKELFDLYDAKLSSSKEITGLMDSIKLRKLSLLQQLEDIQVVLMELKSAERRCNDALNKLTKD from the coding sequence ATGGCAAATACCCCTACCCCCTATTCAATTAGCGAACTAGCCCAAGAATTTACCATAAGCACTCGCAGTATTCGCTTCTATGAAGATCAAGGTTTATTAAAGCCTGTTCGCGATGGCACTAAGCGGCTTTATTCCAAACACGACAAACTCCGGCTCAAACTCATTTTACGTGGCAAGCGTTTAGGCTTTTCTTTGAAAGAAATAAAAGAACTATTCGATTTATATGATGCCAAGCTGAGCAGTAGCAAAGAGATAACTGGATTAATGGACAGTATTAAACTAAGAAAGTTGAGTTTATTGCAACAGTTAGAAGATATTCAAGTGGTATTAATGGAGTTAAAATCAGCAGAGCGCCGCTGTAACGACGCCCTTAATAAGTTAACTAAAGATTAA